A single window of Athene noctua chromosome 1, bAthNoc1.hap1.1, whole genome shotgun sequence DNA harbors:
- the KCNE1 gene encoding potassium voltage-gated channel subfamily E member 1, with amino-acid sequence MLVLSNDTALNSLLSKLLQDYLEQTNSSAASQVKSASSNLEIIYVLLMVGLFGFFTVGVMLTNIRARRLEDSRDPYNTYIATDIWHKKDREYFQAKLIENYKLCCVFENQLAVEQPSMQIPEAKSS; translated from the coding sequence ATGTTGGTGTTGTCTAACGACACAGCCCTGAATTCACTCCTCTCCAAGCTTCTTCAAGACTACCTGGAGCAGacaaacagctctgcagcttcccaggTCAAAAGTGCCAGCAGCAACCTTGAAATCATCTACGTGCTGCTGATGGTCGGCCTCTTTGGCTTCTTCACAGTGGGAGTCATGCTGACCAACATCCGCGCCAGGAGGCTGGAGGACTCCCGCGACCCCTACAATACCTACATTGCCACAGACATTTGGCACAAGAAGGACAGGGAGTATTTTCAAGCCAAGCTCATAGAAAATTACAAGCTGTGTTGTGTCTTTGAAAACCAGTTGGCCGTGGAGCAGCCAAGCATGCAGATTCCTGAGGCAAAGTCTTCCTAG